From Halarcobacter mediterraneus:
AAGAAAAACAAAGTTACCTACAAAACAAACAAAAGAGTTAAAAAGAATTATTAAACAACTTCTTTATAAAAACAATCTATATCCAATTATAAAGTTGATTTATAATGCAAGATTATTTCAAACAGTATTACCTGTTACAAAAAAGATAGTAAATCAACCACAATTTGACGGATATCATCAACATCCTGTTGATGTTCATTCTATTAAGACACTAAAAATGCTTGATAATATAAAAGATGATTATGTAAAAAAAATATTTGATTCTTTTGATGATAAGGAAAAAACTATTGTGAGACTTGCTTGTTTATTTCATGATGTAGGAAAAGGAAGAGTTACAGATCATCATATTGCTGGAGAAAAATTATTTAAAAATATGATGACTTCTTTTGATTTAGATAAAATACATATTCAACTAGGTAGTTTACTTGTTAGAAACCATAATATGATGAGTAAAGTTGCTTCAAGTGAAGATATTTATTCAGAAAAAGTAATCCTTGCTTTTACTGCACTACTTAAAACACGTCTAGCACTAAAAATGTTGTATGTAGTGACTTATGCGGATATTTCAGCAGTAGGAGATTCTGTTTATAAAAGTTCAACAGCTTCTTTACTAAAACAATTATATTTACAAGCTTTACCTGCATTTGAGAACACTCCACTATTAAGTGAGAATGCTAGAAGAATTGCAAAACAAAATAGAATAAAACAGTTAAAAAAATATAAAGAACTTTCAAATCTAATGAAAAAAAAGATCACATATATTGCCTCTAATCAGATGTTCTTAAAATGTAAAGCAGATGAAATACTTGATATTGCACTAAGAGCATATGAAGTAAAAGATTTCTCATATAAAATAATAAATAAAGACCAACTATCAATTAAAATCATTAGAAAAATACCTTTAAATTTAGCTTTTCTATTAGGGAAACTCGAATTCTTAAATATTTCTACAATGAATATATTTAAACTTTATGATGAAAAGAAATTTTTTGAAATAAATTTTTCTGAAAAAGTAGATGATGAAGATATTCCACTTATAGAACAAATTATTGAAAACTCTTTTGATATGTCTAAAAAAACAAAATTATTAATCCCTGAAATTGATAAAAAAGGTATTGAAATCAACTGTAACCATACTACATATTTAGCTTCAATGCAAGTTACAGCGAAAGACCAAAAAGGTTTATTTGCATATATTGCAAATGTTTTTGACGATTTTGATATTGAAATAGAAACAGCAAAAGTTAGTTCAATAAAAGGTATGGCAAAAGATTTATTTTTGATTGAAAAAAATGGAAACTTTTGCGGTAAACAAGATGATATAATTGAAAGTTTATCTACAAATAAAGAGTAAACTAACTCTTTATTTGTCCTCTTAAAATTAAATATATAAAAATAATATGACTAAAGCTATTCCTATAGAAGTTAAATATATACCTCTTTTTCTAAAACTATATTTTCCACTTACCATAAATATTGCAGAAATAGCTAAGAAGAACAATATTATTGAATATGCTAAAGCTAAATAAGACCATCTATCTTGGCTTGAAGATTTATGAGCTTTTATAAAAGTATTAATAATAGTAGGATATCCACTAATTGAATAAATAAGTTCCCCTGAGTTTTTATAATAAGTTACAAATTTCATATCTTTTTTTCTTGAAATCTGATACTTTATAAATTCATTATTATCTTCTATTAACTCGAATTTATCAAGTACTGCTTTTTTTGCAATATGAGTTGGTAAGCTAGTTTTATCTTTCTTTGAATATATTGAGATTATTTTATCTTCTAAAGACTCTTTTTCAATAGCTTTTTCTATTTTTTCTGTCAAAAGGTATTCTTTTTCAAAAAGGTGTAAATCCCTAAAAGATAATACAATTCCAGATAAAGAATAAATTATCGTAATTCCTATAACTAAATAACCTAAATCTCTATGCCATTCTCGTAGTCTTACTGACATTTTTTTCTTTTTTTTCATATACTCTCCACAGTAATTTTTTCTTCAGATAAATAAAGCTTGTAGTTATATCCAATTTTTATAAAGAATTTGTTAAATACCTTATTTTAAAAACTCTTTTACTTCCTCTTTATTAAGTAGTTTTCCACTACTTTTAACAATTCCATTTACTACTAATGCTGGTGTTGATAAAACTTGATATTCCATAATTTTAATTGGGTCATCTACTTTTTCTATTTGTGCAAATATTTTTTCATCTGCAATTGCTTGTTTTACATTTTGAAGTAATGCTTCACACTTTGTACAACCTGTACCTAAAATTTCAATTTTCATATTTTCTCCTTTTATTTATTCTCTTTTTTTAAATCACTATAATATTTTTGAACGATAGATAATCCATGAATTGATTCTTTATGTTGTTTAATAAATTCTGAATCTTTTGTAGTAGCATTTTCTATAGCTTTCATATGTTCTAAGATAACATCATCTAATAAACTACCAAAATTTATATTCATATTTTTAATATCCCATTCCCATTGATTTATAATCACTTTTCCAGTTTCTTCAGAAAGAGCTTTTGAAATACTAAAAATCACTTCATTAAAAACTTTTCCTCTAAAAATATCATTTTCAAGTTCTCTCGCTGTTTTATACATAGCTTCATTGAAACTTTTATCATTTGTAAGTTTTGTAGCAGTAAACATATCAGCTATTTGATTTGATTTATGTATAATAGGACTATTCCTAACCTGTTCTACTGTAACAGTACCTTGAGGGATATAATATTTTGCTAATTTTTCTGCTTGTTCATAAGAAAGACTATCCATCTCTTCTATAGTTATTTTATCATCTCTTAATATATCACGAATAATTTTTCTATCTTCTTTTGCTAAAGAATCCAAATAATGAAATTGGTCAACATATGTTAAATATTTCCCTTTTTCTTCAAGTTCTTTCTCTTGATTTAATAATAAAGAAAAAGAATTTTCCGAAGAATTCTCAATTTTTGATACTACTGTATTTTGATTATAATTTGAATATGGACTACTTGTTATTTGCATTTTTAATTCCTATTTAATAAGATTGTGAGGATGATTCTACTTCTTCACAAATTAAATAATACTTAATATCATTATATCTTATAAAATAGAGTTAAAAACAACTCCAACTATAAATATTGCCACACCTACCGTTCCAAAAAATATTGAAATAAGTTTCATTGACAATACTCTTTTTAAAATCAATGCTTCTGGAAGACTAAGTGCAACAACTGCCATCATAAATGAAAGTGCAGTTCCAAGCAACATTCCCTTTGAAGTAAGAACTTCAATAAGTGGTAACATTCCTGCTGCACTTGAATACATAGGTATTCCCATTATTACACCCATAAGTGGAGCCCACCAAGCATCTCCGCCTGCATACTTCACAATAGTTTCAGCTGGAACATATCCATGAATAAATGCT
This genomic window contains:
- a CDS encoding thioredoxin family protein, which codes for MKIEILGTGCTKCEALLQNVKQAIADEKIFAQIEKVDDPIKIMEYQVLSTPALVVNGIVKSSGKLLNKEEVKEFLK
- a CDS encoding [protein-PII] uridylyltransferase family protein, which encodes MTELNIQIEELISEKAEDFEISKVFRNHFKSYVASIDSVLETTGGKDFFVKHTKHTDKFLIQLYKYILRKHFGDYQPMSTSIPITLIALGSYGREQLCIYSDVDLLILYEEIQGYNLKVIMEELVTLAWDCGLKLGSRVHEIKEIDSSVKEDITIKSSILESRMIYGSKHLWFSYQNILKKIRKTNQKEFVLEKLEEHKKRLLKYPLKMEPNIKDGFGGMREANMIFWMATISYGVNDIRQLINISFSEEEYKRYRSALEFIFRVRNYLHSISKKKLDIVNFDVLPELSSKMGFKNRPRLTKERQCMSKLLESLHRVHFFSTIMVKKFTRKILFEKENIAKLRKYRFKKNLYIYDNRLYTSFNAKPKTLNALLKELISLPKNVKHFDRSYIEYARKTKLPTKQTKELKRIIKQLLYKNNLYPIIKLIYNARLFQTVLPVTKKIVNQPQFDGYHQHPVDVHSIKTLKMLDNIKDDYVKKIFDSFDDKEKTIVRLACLFHDVGKGRVTDHHIAGEKLFKNMMTSFDLDKIHIQLGSLLVRNHNMMSKVASSEDIYSEKVILAFTALLKTRLALKMLYVVTYADISAVGDSVYKSSTASLLKQLYLQALPAFENTPLLSENARRIAKQNRIKQLKKYKELSNLMKKKITYIASNQMFLKCKADEILDIALRAYEVKDFSYKIINKDQLSIKIIRKIPLNLAFLLGKLEFLNISTMNIFKLYDEKKFFEINFSEKVDDEDIPLIEQIIENSFDMSKKTKLLIPEIDKKGIEINCNHTTYLASMQVTAKDQKGLFAYIANVFDDFDIEIETAKVSSIKGMAKDLFLIEKNGNFCGKQDDIIESLSTNKE